Proteins from a single region of Amycolatopsis sp. CA-230715:
- a CDS encoding flavodoxin family protein yields MAKLLIVHHTPSPSTQAMFEAVVSGATTDEIEGVEVVRRAALAATVPDVLEADGYLLGTPANLGYMSGALKHFFDQVYYPCLDSAKGRPFGFYVHGNSDVAGTVRGIESITTGLGWQQAAEAVLVTGDPGKAELEACWELGATVAAGLMTAS; encoded by the coding sequence GTGGCGAAACTGTTGATCGTGCACCACACGCCGTCCCCGTCGACGCAGGCGATGTTCGAGGCGGTCGTCTCCGGCGCGACGACCGACGAGATCGAAGGCGTCGAGGTCGTCCGCCGGGCCGCGCTCGCCGCGACGGTGCCCGACGTGCTGGAAGCCGACGGCTACCTGCTGGGCACCCCGGCGAACCTCGGCTACATGAGCGGTGCCCTCAAGCACTTCTTCGACCAGGTCTACTACCCGTGCCTCGACTCGGCGAAGGGGCGGCCGTTCGGGTTCTACGTGCACGGCAACTCCGACGTCGCCGGAACGGTACGCGGGATCGAATCGATCACCACGGGGCTCGGCTGGCAGCAGGCAGCCGAGGCGGTGCTGGTGACCGGTGATCCCGGCAAGGCTGAACTGGAAGCCTGCTGGGAGCTGGGCGCGACGGTGGCCGCCGGACTGATGACCGCGAGTTGA
- a CDS encoding aldo/keto reductase, whose protein sequence is MAERRKLGALEVGAQGLGCMGMSEFYGAGDDGESAATIHRALELGVTLFDTADMYGMGRNEELVGRALRESSAKREDYVLATKFGIVRDPDDADQRGVRGDAAYVRQAAELSLARLGLDHIDLYYQHRVDTSVPIEETVEAMAGLVEQGKVRYLGLSEAGADTIRRAHAVHPITAVQSEWSLWTRDLEDEVLPTCRELGIGIVPYSPLGRGLLTGRFTSKADFSEGDFRLAGQPRLADGNFEKNVAIVEALRSLAAEKGVTAGQLALAWVHGRGGDVVPIPGTKRRKYLEENLGAVGLDLSEEDLAAIERAVPVEAVAGARHTEAAMRLLDR, encoded by the coding sequence ATGGCTGAGCGACGCAAGCTCGGCGCGCTGGAAGTCGGCGCGCAGGGCCTCGGCTGCATGGGGATGAGCGAGTTCTACGGTGCGGGCGACGACGGCGAATCGGCCGCCACGATCCACCGCGCGCTCGAACTCGGTGTCACGCTCTTCGACACCGCCGACATGTACGGCATGGGGCGCAACGAAGAACTGGTCGGCCGCGCGCTGCGGGAAAGCTCCGCGAAGCGCGAAGACTACGTGCTGGCCACGAAGTTCGGGATCGTCCGCGACCCCGATGACGCCGACCAGCGGGGCGTTCGCGGCGACGCGGCGTACGTCCGGCAGGCCGCCGAACTGTCACTGGCGAGGCTCGGGCTCGACCACATCGATCTGTACTACCAGCACCGCGTCGACACCTCGGTGCCGATCGAGGAGACGGTCGAAGCGATGGCGGGGCTCGTCGAACAGGGCAAGGTGCGCTACCTCGGGCTGTCCGAGGCCGGTGCGGACACGATCCGCCGCGCGCACGCCGTGCACCCGATCACCGCGGTGCAGAGCGAATGGTCACTGTGGACACGCGATCTCGAAGACGAAGTGCTGCCCACCTGTCGCGAGCTGGGCATCGGCATCGTCCCGTACTCGCCGCTCGGGCGCGGACTCCTGACCGGCCGGTTCACCTCGAAGGCCGACTTCAGCGAAGGTGACTTCCGGCTGGCGGGTCAACCACGGCTCGCGGACGGCAACTTCGAGAAGAACGTCGCCATCGTCGAGGCGCTGCGCTCGCTGGCGGCGGAGAAGGGCGTCACCGCGGGACAGCTCGCGCTGGCGTGGGTGCACGGCCGCGGCGGCGACGTCGTGCCGATCCCGGGCACCAAGCGCCGCAAGTACCTGGAGGAGAACCTCGGGGCGGTCGGACTCGACCTGTCCGAAGAGGACCTCGCCGCGATCGAGCGCGCGGTGCCCGTGGAGGCGGTCGCGGGCGCGCGGCACACCGAAGCGGCGATGCGGCTGCTCGACCGGTAG
- a CDS encoding MAB_1171c family putative transporter — MSTLLNPLNIGAALLFVAALGWRIHLLVRAPRSLPNWAVTITITCVAISFLFQQKAIDDAVDGVLGHGVGRLLNNALLAAGLCALLVFFVGSTVSTRPHRRAAFELLPLAADLVLMVVATALTPVQVRGMSLSPERVHVPGIALFYLGAGLYMIYGLSACVRWMLRYLREADRDLRAGLRLGATGLAFVAAGSVLRALYVVVAWAFGPSWRILLQLGVPLVIVGTALFLAGICYPGLRARIAALARRRRHRREYRELSPLWTLMARSFPTVVLRTGRTRRFDRFRPQHVHRQYYRRVIEIRDGLVQLSPFLGTDLTALAAENPRGAAAELEAALTRRESGEKSDGKAKLVLPGGASDLEADVKPLLALARAVG; from the coding sequence GTGAGTACATTGTTGAACCCGCTCAACATCGGGGCCGCGCTGCTTTTCGTGGCCGCGCTCGGCTGGCGGATCCATCTGCTCGTCCGCGCTCCCCGGTCGCTGCCGAACTGGGCGGTCACGATCACCATCACGTGCGTCGCGATCAGCTTCCTGTTCCAGCAGAAGGCGATCGACGACGCCGTCGACGGCGTACTCGGCCACGGCGTCGGCAGGCTGCTCAACAACGCGCTGCTCGCGGCGGGCCTGTGCGCGCTGCTGGTGTTCTTCGTCGGTTCGACGGTCTCCACGCGCCCGCATCGGCGGGCCGCGTTCGAACTGCTGCCGCTGGCCGCCGACCTGGTGCTGATGGTCGTCGCGACGGCGCTCACCCCGGTCCAGGTCCGCGGGATGAGCCTGAGCCCCGAGCGCGTGCACGTCCCCGGTATCGCGCTGTTCTACCTCGGCGCCGGGCTGTACATGATCTACGGGCTGAGCGCGTGCGTGCGGTGGATGCTGCGGTACCTGCGCGAGGCCGACCGCGACCTGCGCGCCGGGCTGCGGCTCGGCGCGACCGGCCTCGCCTTCGTGGCGGCGGGCAGCGTGCTGCGCGCGCTGTACGTCGTGGTGGCGTGGGCTTTCGGACCGTCGTGGCGGATTCTGCTGCAGCTCGGGGTGCCGCTGGTGATCGTCGGCACCGCGCTGTTCCTCGCCGGGATCTGCTATCCGGGCCTGCGCGCCAGGATCGCCGCGCTGGCTCGAAGGCGGCGCCACCGCCGCGAATACCGCGAGCTGAGTCCTTTGTGGACGTTGATGGCGCGGTCCTTCCCGACCGTCGTGCTCAGGACGGGGCGCACGCGCCGGTTCGACCGGTTCCGCCCGCAGCACGTGCACCGCCAGTACTACCGCCGCGTGATCGAGATCCGGGACGGGCTCGTGCAGCTGAGCCCGTTCCTCGGCACGGATCTGACCGCGCTCGCCGCCGAAAACCCGCGCGGCGCGGCGGCCGAGCTGGAAGCCGCGCTCACGCGCCGCGAATCCGGGGAGAAGAGCGACGGCAAGGCGAAACTGGTTCTGCCCGGCGGCGCGAGCGACCTCGAAGCCGACGTGAAACCCTTGCTAGCGCTGGCCCGCGCCGTGGGCTGA
- a CDS encoding amidohydrolase family protein: MTAEETVLTARQVLPEPSAPIRDGAVLVRGDSVVAVGARADVLARASPDAVRHDFGDATVLPGLINCHVHLAFDAGKDPVGTLAGRSEDDLVAGGTERARELLRSGVTTVRDLGDRDGLAFAVRAKAGEALPRILAAGAPITVPGGHCHFFGGEVNDDDEIRALIDANAAAGADVIKVMASGGQMTPRGATMWESQFDARQLSVIVEHAARHGLPVAAHAHGADAIEASVEAGVSTVEHCTWMVAPQRTDLREHVAKKMAERGIAACSTSSQNWRMMRDRMGPELAQRVYGRLTWMDELGVTLIAGTDAGLPGSVFGNPVGGLELYEWLGFPRTRILEIATTDSARVLGLGAVTGKLAPGYSADLLVVDGDPLKTLSALHDVRLVLARGARLAG, from the coding sequence ATGACGGCCGAGGAAACCGTGCTCACCGCGCGGCAGGTGCTGCCAGAGCCGTCGGCACCGATCCGCGACGGGGCGGTGCTGGTCCGCGGTGATTCCGTGGTCGCCGTCGGCGCGCGGGCCGACGTGCTGGCGCGGGCTTCGCCGGACGCGGTCCGCCACGACTTCGGCGACGCGACCGTGCTGCCCGGCCTGATCAACTGCCACGTCCACCTCGCGTTCGACGCGGGGAAGGATCCCGTCGGCACGCTCGCCGGAAGGAGCGAGGACGACTTGGTCGCGGGCGGCACCGAGCGCGCGCGAGAGCTCCTTCGCAGCGGCGTCACCACGGTGCGGGATCTCGGCGACCGAGACGGGCTCGCGTTCGCCGTGCGGGCGAAAGCGGGCGAAGCGCTCCCGCGGATCCTCGCGGCGGGCGCCCCGATCACGGTGCCGGGCGGGCACTGCCACTTCTTCGGCGGCGAGGTCAACGACGACGACGAGATCCGCGCGCTCATCGACGCGAACGCGGCCGCGGGCGCCGACGTGATCAAGGTGATGGCGAGCGGCGGGCAGATGACGCCGCGCGGCGCGACCATGTGGGAGTCGCAGTTCGACGCGCGGCAGCTCAGCGTGATCGTCGAACACGCCGCGCGGCACGGGCTGCCGGTCGCCGCGCACGCGCACGGCGCCGACGCGATCGAGGCCTCCGTCGAGGCCGGGGTCAGCACGGTCGAGCACTGCACGTGGATGGTCGCGCCGCAGCGGACGGATCTGCGCGAGCACGTCGCGAAGAAGATGGCCGAGCGGGGCATCGCGGCGTGCTCGACGAGCAGCCAGAACTGGCGGATGATGCGCGACCGGATGGGCCCCGAGCTCGCTCAGCGGGTGTACGGCAGGCTGACCTGGATGGACGAACTCGGCGTCACGCTCATCGCGGGCACCGACGCGGGCCTGCCCGGTTCGGTGTTCGGCAACCCGGTCGGCGGGCTCGAACTGTACGAATGGCTCGGCTTTCCGCGCACCAGGATCCTGGAGATCGCGACCACCGACAGCGCGCGCGTGCTCGGGCTCGGCGCGGTCACCGGGAAGCTCGCGCCCGGCTACAGCGCCGATCTGCTCGTCGTCGACGGGGATCCGCTGAAGACCCTGAGCGCCCTGCACGACGTCCGCCTCGTACTGGCCCGCGGAGCGCGTTTAGCGGGCTGA
- a CDS encoding phospho-sugar mutase, with protein sequence MTTPGKLTTELRDKAFRWIADDVEDGTRAELQQVLANAMGGAPGAVEDLVDRMAGPLEFGTAGLRGPVRAGPNGMNTAVVTRTTAGVATWLTASGHAGRTVVVGRDARHGSAAFATAAAEVLAAAGFAVRVLPGPLPTPVLAFAVSELGAAAGIQITASHNPPQDNGYKLYDETGAQIVPPADHAIEAAIKAAPAAISVPRQPVPPAPSDDVLDAYLAKVAALPVGTSRDLRVAATALHGVGADVLTKALHRAGFTDVHLVGEQSEPDPDFPTVSFPNPEEPGATDLLLALASSVEADLAIALDPDADRCAIGVREPGGTWRMLRGDETGVLLGAHILSTVVSSEGQDPLVATTIVSSSMLGEVAKAAGARYAETLTGFKWLVRAGEGLVFAYEEALGLCVNPDFVRDKDGIAAAVAACDLAATLKAAGRSPLDSLDELSARHGVHLTDQVSLRVTDLRVRAKLMARLRAEPPAALAGTAVSAEDLLPDADVLRLSGGGLRVVIRPSGTEPKLKSYLQVVEPVAGDLSAARTTARERLAALRADLEALLSD encoded by the coding sequence GTGACCACGCCTGGGAAATTGACCACGGAACTGCGCGACAAGGCGTTCCGCTGGATCGCCGACGATGTCGAAGACGGTACGCGCGCCGAACTCCAGCAGGTGCTGGCGAACGCGATGGGCGGCGCCCCGGGCGCGGTGGAGGACCTGGTCGACCGGATGGCGGGGCCGCTCGAATTCGGCACGGCGGGTCTGCGCGGCCCGGTGCGCGCGGGCCCGAACGGGATGAACACGGCCGTGGTCACGCGCACCACGGCGGGCGTCGCGACGTGGCTCACCGCGAGCGGGCACGCCGGGCGCACGGTCGTGGTGGGGCGCGACGCGCGGCACGGTTCCGCCGCGTTCGCCACCGCCGCGGCGGAGGTGCTCGCCGCGGCGGGATTCGCGGTGCGGGTGCTGCCCGGCCCGTTGCCGACCCCGGTGCTGGCCTTCGCGGTGTCCGAACTCGGTGCGGCGGCGGGCATCCAGATCACCGCGTCGCACAACCCGCCGCAGGACAACGGGTACAAGCTCTACGACGAGACCGGCGCGCAGATCGTGCCGCCGGCCGACCACGCGATCGAGGCCGCGATCAAGGCGGCGCCCGCGGCGATTTCCGTGCCGCGCCAACCCGTTCCGCCCGCGCCTTCCGACGACGTGCTCGACGCGTACCTCGCGAAGGTCGCCGCGCTGCCGGTCGGCACCTCGCGCGACCTCCGCGTCGCGGCGACGGCGTTGCACGGGGTCGGCGCGGACGTGCTGACGAAGGCGTTGCACCGCGCGGGGTTCACCGACGTGCACCTCGTCGGCGAGCAGTCCGAGCCCGATCCGGACTTCCCAACCGTCTCGTTCCCGAACCCGGAGGAACCGGGCGCCACGGACCTGTTACTGGCGCTGGCTTCCTCCGTCGAGGCGGATCTGGCGATCGCGCTCGACCCCGACGCCGACCGGTGCGCGATCGGCGTCCGCGAACCCGGCGGCACGTGGCGCATGCTGCGCGGCGACGAGACCGGTGTCCTGCTCGGCGCGCACATACTGTCCACAGTGGTCTCTTCGGAGGGTCAGGATCCGCTCGTGGCCACCACGATCGTCTCGTCGTCCATGCTCGGCGAGGTCGCGAAGGCGGCGGGCGCGCGGTACGCCGAGACCCTCACCGGGTTCAAATGGCTCGTCCGCGCGGGCGAAGGGCTGGTGTTCGCCTACGAAGAAGCGCTCGGCCTGTGCGTCAACCCGGATTTCGTGCGGGACAAGGACGGTATCGCCGCCGCGGTCGCCGCGTGCGATCTCGCCGCGACGCTGAAGGCCGCCGGACGGTCACCGCTGGACTCGCTCGACGAGCTTTCGGCCCGCCACGGCGTGCACCTCACGGACCAGGTCTCCTTGCGGGTCACCGATCTTCGGGTGCGGGCGAAGCTGATGGCCCGCCTGCGCGCCGAGCCGCCCGCCGCGCTGGCCGGGACCGCGGTGTCGGCGGAGGACCTGCTGCCGGACGCCGATGTGCTGCGGCTGAGCGGCGGCGGGCTGCGCGTGGTGATCCGGCCGTCGGGAACCGAACCGAAGCTGAAGTCGTACCTGCAGGTCGTGGAACCCGTGGCGGGCGACCTCTCCGCCGCCCGCACGACCGCGCGCGAACGCCTTGCCGCCCTGCGCGCCGACCTCGAAGCCCTGCTCTCCGACTAG
- the hisS gene encoding histidine--tRNA ligase, which produces MKTDNSPARGTRDLLPASVATRDRVLGLIQDVYRRFGYQRIETPALERIERLTAGQGGDNEKLLFRILRRGLDERLPAETELTGLVDMGLRYDLTVPLTRFYSQYRAELPQPFRSFQFGPVWRAERPQKGRYRQFYQCDIDVIGEASVLAEAELIEATTAALAAVGLSGTTVRLSDRRFLSALATAAGVPRDAHAGFFVTVDKLDKIGWDGVTAELTGDRGLDASVASAAREKIEALADLPADKVAAVLADVVPGLPEEVVADLATTAGCLAGLPCSWAFDPTLVRGMGYYTGQIFEITHPDAAGSIAGGGRYDELIGRSIGTDVPACGFSIGFERIVDLVAAEPPADRVAVLYEADVPVAQALATARRLREERGGVVSAVKRSGKFPAQLTRLEGWGFTGFLALKADQDPGEVRPLGKS; this is translated from the coding sequence GTGAAGACCGACAACAGCCCCGCGAGGGGCACCCGTGACCTGCTCCCGGCCAGTGTGGCCACCCGTGACCGCGTGCTCGGCCTCATTCAGGACGTGTACCGGCGCTTCGGCTACCAGCGCATCGAGACGCCCGCGCTGGAGCGGATCGAGCGGCTCACCGCCGGGCAGGGCGGGGACAACGAGAAGCTGCTCTTCCGCATCCTGCGCCGCGGTCTCGACGAGCGGCTGCCCGCCGAAACCGAGCTGACCGGCCTGGTCGACATGGGCCTGCGCTACGACCTGACGGTGCCGCTGACCCGGTTCTACAGCCAGTACCGCGCCGAGCTGCCGCAGCCGTTCCGGTCGTTCCAGTTCGGGCCGGTGTGGCGCGCCGAGCGGCCGCAGAAGGGCCGCTACCGGCAGTTCTACCAGTGCGACATCGACGTGATCGGCGAGGCGAGCGTGCTCGCCGAGGCGGAGCTGATCGAGGCCACCACCGCCGCGCTCGCCGCCGTGGGGCTGTCCGGCACCACCGTCCGGCTCTCCGACCGGCGCTTCCTGTCCGCGCTCGCGACCGCGGCCGGGGTGCCGCGGGACGCGCACGCGGGGTTCTTCGTCACCGTCGACAAGCTCGACAAGATCGGCTGGGACGGCGTCACCGCCGAACTCACCGGCGACCGCGGTCTCGACGCGTCCGTCGCGAGCGCCGCGCGCGAAAAGATCGAGGCGCTGGCCGACCTGCCCGCGGACAAGGTCGCCGCGGTGCTCGCCGACGTCGTTCCTGGACTGCCCGAAGAGGTCGTCGCCGATCTCGCCACCACGGCCGGATGCCTTGCCGGGCTGCCCTGCTCGTGGGCGTTCGACCCGACGCTGGTGCGGGGGATGGGGTACTACACCGGGCAGATCTTCGAGATCACGCACCCGGACGCGGCGGGCTCGATCGCGGGCGGCGGCCGGTACGACGAGCTGATCGGGCGCTCGATCGGCACCGACGTGCCCGCGTGCGGATTCTCGATCGGCTTCGAACGCATCGTGGACCTCGTGGCCGCCGAGCCGCCCGCCGACCGCGTCGCCGTGCTGTACGAGGCGGATGTCCCTGTGGCGCAAGCGCTTGCGACCGCGCGGCGGCTTCGCGAAGAGCGGGGCGGCGTGGTGTCCGCGGTGAAGCGCAGCGGTAAGTTCCCGGCGCAGCTGACCCGGTTGGAAGGCTGGGGCTTCACCGGTTTCCTTGCCCTGAAAGCGGACCAGGATCCCGGCGAGGTCCGCCCCCTCGGCAAGTCCTGA
- a CDS encoding class I SAM-dependent DNA methyltransferase, producing the protein MDETAAHLGVTAKAYGEVAELYFGLARNDIGTVPLDRAMLGAFAEFVRPAAGLTGDLGCGPGYMSAMLTGMGLDVLGVDLTPEMIDIARANYPEPRFEVGSMDALDLADDALVGIVSWYSVIHTPPAELPEYFAEFRRVLVTGGHLLIAFFESEDGRVEAFDHKVATAYRWPIEEVRDLAREAGFAEIGRMMREPKEDERQFRRGHLLLRATSDQSGQTGAR; encoded by the coding sequence GTGGATGAGACTGCTGCCCATCTGGGCGTGACCGCTAAGGCCTATGGCGAGGTCGCCGAGCTGTACTTCGGCTTGGCCCGCAACGACATCGGCACCGTGCCGCTGGACAGGGCGATGCTCGGCGCCTTCGCCGAGTTCGTGCGGCCCGCCGCCGGGCTCACCGGCGATCTCGGCTGCGGGCCGGGGTACATGTCGGCGATGCTGACCGGGATGGGGCTCGACGTGCTCGGCGTCGACCTCACGCCGGAGATGATCGACATCGCCCGCGCGAACTATCCCGAACCGCGCTTCGAGGTCGGGTCGATGGACGCGCTCGACCTCGCCGATGACGCGCTCGTCGGCATCGTCTCGTGGTATTCGGTCATCCACACCCCGCCCGCGGAACTGCCGGAGTACTTCGCCGAGTTCCGCCGCGTGCTGGTGACCGGCGGGCACCTGCTGATCGCCTTCTTCGAGTCGGAAGATGGCCGCGTCGAGGCGTTCGACCACAAGGTGGCCACGGCGTACCGCTGGCCGATCGAAGAGGTCCGCGATCTGGCGCGCGAGGCAGGGTTCGCCGAGATCGGCCGGATGATGCGGGAGCCGAAGGAGGACGAGCGGCAGTTCCGCCGCGGCCACCTCCTGCTGCGCGCCACGTCCGACCAAAGTGGACAGACGGGAGCCCGGTAG
- a CDS encoding helix-turn-helix domain-containing protein, whose translation MTRRRTFAQKLTTLIEGARAAGGLPHSYRELSSAIDEAGGPAMSPAYIQQLATGKRINPKIHYVEALAKLFDVPVAYFFDDDVAEEIDRGEAPRADGAGEARLMAMRAQELSPEGRRQIMDLLELVERYERTDRDKPTGN comes from the coding sequence GTGACCCGGCGAAGAACTTTCGCCCAGAAGCTGACCACCCTCATCGAGGGGGCCAGGGCGGCGGGTGGGTTACCTCACAGCTACCGCGAGCTGTCTTCGGCCATCGACGAAGCGGGCGGTCCCGCGATGTCGCCCGCCTACATCCAGCAGCTCGCCACCGGCAAGCGGATCAACCCCAAGATCCACTACGTCGAAGCGCTGGCGAAGCTGTTCGACGTCCCGGTCGCCTACTTCTTCGACGACGACGTGGCCGAGGAGATCGACCGCGGCGAGGCACCGCGCGCCGACGGCGCGGGCGAGGCGCGGCTGATGGCGATGCGCGCCCAGGAGTTGTCACCCGAGGGCCGCCGCCAGATTATGGATCTCCTGGAACTCGTGGAACGATACGAACGGACAGATCGGGACAAACCGACCGGGAACTGA